The sequence TAACTCTGTTTCATAATTTTGTCTGGGTTCTTCGTAGAAAGAAGTTCTTCTTCTGCCGGTATTTCCTCTAAACAGATCTTCTATGTTGGAATCATTTCCACCAAAGAACATATTGAAGAAATCGCTAAAACCATCAAAATTGCCGCCATTACCAGTAGTATAAGTATATTTAAACCCCTTTCCGGAATTATCAAATCCAAATTGAGAGGGGTCAAAATCCTGACCGTTAGAAAAATTATAGCCACTGCCAAAGGCATCATATTTTTTTCGTTTTGCTTCATCTCCAAGAACTTCATTTGCTTCATTTATATCTTTAAATTTTTCTTGGGCCTTAGGGTCGCCTTGATTTAAATCAGGATGATATTTTTTGGCAAGTTTTCTGTAAGCCGTCTTAATCTCATCCTGAGTTGCATTCTTATCCACACCTAATATTTTATAATAATCCTTATATTGCATAAATACACACCTCCTAACTCCTTGGAGAAAAAGATTTAACTTTGACTTTCTTTGACCTTTCAATAATATTATAATAACTGACATTTAAAAAATCAATAGATTATTTAAATATATTTTATCCATTTTTAATATTTTTTTATAACCCATAGGAAAGCCATAATATACCTTAGTATGTGATCCAAAGTAAGTTTCAAAAAAGGCTTCTATTAATATGGTAATATTTCAATATAGAAGCCCTTTTCATAGTTTCCCTGATTTTAATATGGAAATAAGAAGCCAAAAACCTGCTATGGCCGCTCCTAAATATCCGACAAGGCCGATTATGGGTATATTGTATATTTTAATTCCTATATCTGCATTGATGACAAGAGAACTGCTGACTACCAGGCTTGCTACTATTATAGCAAAGATCAATCTATTCACCATTCTGTTTAATTCCGATATACTGTTTTCCATATTTTTAAATTCAAGATTAAGCTTCATTCTTCCGCCTAAGGCGTGATTTATAAGCAATAAAACTTTGGGAGATAGTTCTATATTGGATTTTAGGAAAGTATATAAATATTTCAACATATTGGTTGAATTGATTTCCTTTAAATTTTCCTGTATGATATGGCTTGCCACATAAGGTTCGGCTATATCTATTAAATTCATATCCTTATCCAACTTTGCTAAAAGTCCCTGTATTGTCATTAGGCTTTTAGCCAAAAGGGCTACATCCTTTGGCATAGCTATATTGTTTGATTTACATACTTTAAGGATTTCTTCCATTATTTGTGGGAGATCATATTCACCCATGGATTCGCCTATATATTTATCGTACATCATTTCTATATCGGAATGGAATTTGTTTATATCTACTGGTCCCCTTTTTATTCCAATCTTTAATACAGAATTGGCCATAGAATTAATATCTTCGCTAGCAGCACCTTTAAGGAATTCATTTAAGTGTTTCCTTAAATTTTTATTAAGTTCTCCCATAAGGCCAAAATCGATATACCCTATTTTTTTATTTGAAACTAAAATATTTCCCGGATGAGGATCGGCATGAAAATATCCATCTTCAAATATCTGTTTAAAATAATTATATGTGAGCTTTTCCGCAATATCTTTAAGGTCGTATCCCTCTTCTTCAAGCTTTTTTATATTGTCAATTTTGATACCTTCTATATAATCCATTACGAGGACTTTATCTGTGGAATATTCCTTGTAGGCTTTAAGGGATGCCATATACTTTACATCCTTGTTGTTTTCGTTAAACCTATTTATGTTGTTGAGTTCACTCAGAAAATTCAGCTCTTTTTTTGCTGCATCGGACAACTCGTCTATTACTTCTTTTGCGTTTATTACTTCCCCTTGGGAAATTAAATTAATAAAAGGGGTAAGTTTATTAAGTATATGGATATCGGCCATAAGCTTTTCTTTAACATTAGGGC is a genomic window of Acidilutibacter cellobiosedens containing:
- a CDS encoding ABC1 kinase family protein gives rise to the protein MNMDKYYTRDRLKEIISVFLKHGFKNNIRNPKEFRRALEDLGPTFVKIGQILSTRPDILPKEYIEELKNLQDNVKSEDFNVIKDIVEKELQKPIAQVFPYFEKKPLACASLSQVHLARTKSENIVAVKVQRPNVKEKLMADIHILNKLTPFINLISQGEVINAKEVIDELSDAAKKELNFLSELNNINRFNENNKDVKYMASLKAYKEYSTDKVLVMDYIEGIKIDNIKKLEEEGYDLKDIAEKLTYNYFKQIFEDGYFHADPHPGNILVSNKKIGYIDFGLMGELNKNLRKHLNEFLKGAASEDINSMANSVLKIGIKRGPVDINKFHSDIEMMYDKYIGESMGEYDLPQIMEEILKVCKSNNIAMPKDVALLAKSLMTIQGLLAKLDKDMNLIDIAEPYVASHIIQENLKEINSTNMLKYLYTFLKSNIELSPKVLLLINHALGGRMKLNLEFKNMENSISELNRMVNRLIFAIIVASLVVSSSLVINADIGIKIYNIPIIGLVGYLGAAIAGFWLLISILKSGKL